The region taaattctcaatcagtttaatattaaaaaaataaaatcgacaaatataattttggaaaataaaaaaataaaatagaaaaatcatgtgAGAAAACAccatagcaatccatagtatttaaaaacaaaattacaaagcaaactttttaaccagttcaatattaaaagagtaaaattgataaaaataattttagaaaaaaaaagcaaaaaaaaaatgcacttagattactgttgtaattcaTAGTGCGGTGTATTGAGTGTGGGTAAATAATAAATTCCCCACATCCTTTAgcttattatttaatataagtaATATGAggattagaataatatttttttaaaattaattattgcttAGTCTCTATTTTTCATAAAGGATTAATTAGTATTTGTAGTTTTATACTAGTTTATAGCTTGCGTTTTCGCTGCAGGTTGAGCTTAGATTTTTTGGATAGTAGATAAATAATATCTagattgttaattattttttgacattgGTTGAAAAATCCTGGCCCCAACTTTTCTATTAGTATTTCATACCCCCATCAGACctataatttagattatgaaatCCATtagatcaaatttattttttcatattattatatgatgaaaaaaatacaaaaactgtTTAATCCTATAgctttttttgttgataaatcctattatttttaatttattttataatttatctccTCCACAATTCCATGtccttgttttaatttataatctgaaaaatataaaaaataaaataaattgataaataaattttattaggaaAGAATGCgttttttggaaagaaaatctTGTATGGTCAACGTTGGTTTAAtcactatttaattatttttatactcatttgtcattaattaattagtttattatcTTCCATAAAATATAGAGGACTAGTTTATAATTAACTGTAAATTTTaggtaaatatattattataaaactcaGCCGGTTGATGAACCCAGGACTTGGATTGGTtatagttaaagaaaaaatataataaaaaatgacttaGTCTAATCGGTTAAAAAACTCGAGCTAACTCGTAACCTGGTTGTCCCGAGATAAAACCCAAACAAAACCCGACTCTCAACccgtgaatttttttaaaaaatttttatctaaataaagttgtttttatcttttgaaaaaaaatttggattggCTTGTATTAATCCTTTCTAATTATAACCTAAATCTTATCCCACATTAACCTCGAGTTAGATTTTATAACATAGGTTTATACAAGGATGAGAAAATTAATTGCTTTCTAAGTCGGGTTGTAGCAAGATTTCATTTTTATAGCatcacgttttttttttccattaggATTTTTTACCAGTTTAAACCATTAACAAATTTCTAAGGTGTACATGGATCTGCCCCCtttccatgataaaaaaaatggtaagaAGCTAAGACCTATCTTCacaaaggaaaacaaattaatggggcAATAAATTTCCCACCTCTATTCCATATGAGTGTTCCTCAGCTCTCAGAAACACTTCTATggtaacaaaataatattaacagaTTCATGGAAGCGAGGGAAGAAGATGAATGGTTCTTCATAAAGGGGAAGGATTTGACACCCATCAAGTTTCTTTCGCTACAAAACCATCAAATCTTGAAAGAATCTTTCCTAAATGTATTAGGGTTTGCCCCTCTACAGAAGACTAAATATATTCTGGTCTTCACCCTTGTTGTTCCTCTCAAAATAGAATTGTAGGAGGGAGTCATTAATTATGGAGGAAATGGGTGCTCTTTGTGGCTATGAGGTGAGCCTCTtcaatggtttctttatgttaaaCTTATCTCTAACTCATGTTCTGTCCCTCTAGATTTCATGTGCATATCATATACCATCACTAAAGTGGTCTTGTATAGTTACATTACCATTGCTATTTAATTATAGCATAATATATTGGTTTTTAATCTTGTATTTAAGTATCAATTTCTTGATGATATCattgtttgaaatatatttagagattaaataaataaaaataatctaatttctGACTGACCACACCATATTGATTTTTCTACTACTTGCACTGTTCCTGCTTGCCTGATGCCTAGAAATAGTTGCTCATCACATGGATTCATTACAGACTACTGTTTATGCCAATGGGAATCCatgatttttctaaaagaaGGTTAGGCGTTGGTATGCCCACCCTGAAACTATGGGGCTGTTTTTTCGTTTATATGGTGGAGCTTTTGCTCTTCTCTAGTTGAGGAAATCCCAAGCGATATCATCTCCTAAACTGCCTGTTATGATTTTTGGCAGAGCATGGATGACCTAAAACATAAGCTCTTGTACACAACACTTGAACtgcagaaaatgaaaatgaaggcGAAAGTGACACTGAGAGAACGGAAGGATACTGTGCAGCATTTGCTAAATCTCTTAGCAAATGCTTGCAAAGAAAGAGATGGAGCAAGAGATCAGCTACAGACATTGATTTACAAGTCAATGTATTCTAGATCACCTGGTCAGATTCTTTCTCAAGTTCAACCTGAAAGCCCCGTCTTAAACACGACTCCGAAAGCAAACCTTAGCATATCAGAATCCAATTCTGAAACATACAACCGACTGtcacactgttcatcttccgtGGATTCATTCTTTGATGCTGGTTCGTCTCCTGATTTCCCAAACAAGAACATGGCAGGATCGAGCAATATGGGGTTATTGAATCAGCCTTTTGTTCAAGAACAGCACAACTGGACAAAATTCACTGGTTTAGTCTCTTCAGGAGGGAACAATGTTGAGAATGACAGGGGCATTGCAGTGATTGATTATCTTGCTCAGGGAAAGGTTCTGCCTCAGAAGGGAAAACTCTTGCAAGCTGTGATGGATGCCGGTCCCCTGCTCCAATCACTTCTCATAACAGGACAACTTCCTCAGTGGCGAAATCCTCCTCCCCTTAAAACACCTCTTAGTATTTTACCAAATTCTAACCAAGCT is a window of Populus nigra chromosome 10, ddPopNigr1.1, whole genome shotgun sequence DNA encoding:
- the LOC133704149 gene encoding uncharacterized protein LOC133704149, translated to MEEMGALCGYESMDDLKHKLLYTTLELQKMKMKAKVTLRERKDTVQHLLNLLANACKERDGARDQLQTLIYKSMYSRSPGQILSQVQPESPVLNTTPKANLSISESNSETYNRLSHCSSSVDSFFDAGSSPDFPNKNMAGSSNMGLLNQPFVQEQHNWTKFTGLVSSGGNNVENDRGIAVIDYLAQGKVLPQKGKLLQAVMDAGPLLQSLLITGQLPQWRNPPPLKTPLSILPNSNQAAYVHQKPYANPISSVLRASNSSPSNRMNHLLQFTSNSNGAPSCSGWSNARIITSSAKTNSQVPLYKRQRLM